TCAAAATGTAGATGAACAAATTATCGGTCCTAGGGTTTATGATGATATCGCTTTTACGCCTCGCAATGAAGGTTTATCCAAGGAGGAAACACACAAAAAGGTAATGGCAGTTGCAAAAACATTGAAAATTGAAGAATTATTGAATAAAATCCCTCATTATCTTAGTGGAGGTCAAAAAAAGAAAGTTGCTTTAGCTGGAGCCATGGTGATGATGCCGAAAATACTGATTATGGATGAGCCCTTTGATTCTCTAGATCCAAAATCCAAAGGAGAAATGGTATCTATTATTAATCAGCTTAATAAGAAGCATGGTGTAACGTTGGTGGTTACCACACATGATATCAATGTGGTGCCTGCTTTAGCAGATGCTATTTATATTTTGAAGGACGGAAAGATCCTTGTGAGAGGTACACCTCAAGAAGTTTTTGTACAAGTAGATGTTCTAAAGGAGGCAAATTTAGAGCCTCCAATTCTTTTGGAGCTATTTACTCGCCTCAGAAGAAAAGGATATAATATGAATATACCTAACAACTTAGACGAAGCAGAAGAAGAATTGCTCTCGATGTTAAAGGGTAATGCTAAAATAGTGAACTCTCCCAGCTAAAGTGAGAAAGTCAGGGATTGTACGATTTTTATCTACTTCAAGACCTGCTATAGAAATGGGAGTTTCTGACTCGGTAAAATATTTGGTAAAAAAAAAAGGGGGGGATTTTACGTGGGGGAGAAGATGATTTCCTTAAGGGAAGAATTAAAAGAAAAAACTGCTAGTTTAGGGGCAGATTTATTTGGTATAGCTGACCTTACTGGGGCCCAGTCCTATATGGAGAAAAATTATGATAAAGCCTTTTCGGTTTTTCCTAGGGCAGTTTCCATGGGGATATTTCTACCAGCAAAGATCATAGCGTTACTAGAACAAGGGCCACAGCAAATATATTCCCATTATTACAGTGTAGTAAATAGTAAGCTCGATGAGTTAGGACTATTTGTCTGCAACTTCCTCTATAAAGCTGGTTATGAGGCTATGCCTATACCTGCTTCCCAACAGCTTTTAAAGGATCCATGTAAGAGTGCCTTTTCACATAGGCTTGCTGCATCGTTGGCAGGGTTAGGTTG
The sequence above is drawn from the Clostridium formicaceticum genome and encodes:
- a CDS encoding energy-coupling factor ABC transporter ATP-binding protein, whose protein sequence is MENIIRVQCLKHVYPDKTEVNLCGLDFLVNQGERVVILGPNGAGKTTLLSHILGLLSPVEGKVEVMGLAPYKNFNTIRKNIGVVFQNVDEQIIGPRVYDDIAFTPRNEGLSKEETHKKVMAVAKTLKIEELLNKIPHYLSGGQKKKVALAGAMVMMPKILIMDEPFDSLDPKSKGEMVSIINQLNKKHGVTLVVTTHDINVVPALADAIYILKDGKILVRGTPQEVFVQVDVLKEANLEPPILLELFTRLRRKGYNMNIPNNLDEAEEELLSMLKGNAKIVNSPS
- a CDS encoding epoxyqueuosine reductase; protein product: MGEKMISLREELKEKTASLGADLFGIADLTGAQSYMEKNYDKAFSVFPRAVSMGIFLPAKIIALLEQGPQQIYSHYYSVVNSKLDELGLFVCNFLYKAGYEAMPIPASQQLLKDPCKSAFSHRLAASLAGLGWIGKSCCLVNEKVGPRLRLVTVLTDAPLECNEPVSNRCGNCTACQDACPPKAIKGKKFHQENPLSVMLNPEACNAYFQQVKKEHGVGNCGKCLAACPWGKGKPS